The following are encoded in a window of Sutcliffiella horikoshii genomic DNA:
- a CDS encoding peptide chain release factor 3: MKNELLNKEIDRRRTFAIISHPDAGKTTLTEKLLLFGNVIRSAGTVKGKKSGKFATSDWMEIEKKRGISVTSSVMSFEYMDRHINILDTPGHEDFSEDTYRTLTAVDSAVMIIDCTKGVEPQTIKLFKVCRMRGIPIFTFINKLDREGKEPLALLEEIEEVLGIESYAMNWPVGMGKRFLGVYDRYNEVFIRYQGKDEEDRIPFKELDAVEEISTHPTFIQAKEDFELLEEAGNDFDINKVKNGLQTPVFFGSAISNFGVEMFFRTFLDLASEPQPRQTEEGTVEPKSGEFSGFIFKIQANMNPAHRDRLAFLRICSGVFERGMTVTVSRTGKSIKLTQSQQFLASDRETVDHAYPGDIIGIYDPGVYQIGDSLFSGGNQKVEFDEIPTFAPELFVKVEAKNVMKGKQFGKGITQLVQEGAIQLFRQYGTEAYILGAVGQLQLDVFEYRMKGEYNVEVVYNMIGSKIPRWLESQDVDTSLFDSRNILVKDRNDQYVALFDNDFSLRWFQDKNPKIGLIDIMAEED; encoded by the coding sequence GTGAAAAATGAACTTTTAAATAAAGAGATAGATCGCCGCAGAACCTTTGCGATTATATCCCACCCGGATGCCGGGAAAACGACCTTGACGGAGAAACTGCTTTTATTCGGTAACGTTATTCGTTCTGCAGGTACGGTAAAAGGGAAGAAGTCTGGAAAATTTGCAACATCTGACTGGATGGAGATTGAAAAGAAACGTGGAATCTCCGTAACGTCGAGTGTTATGAGTTTTGAATACATGGATAGGCATATCAATATTTTGGATACGCCAGGACACGAAGATTTCAGTGAAGATACGTATCGTACATTGACTGCCGTGGACAGTGCCGTGATGATCATCGACTGTACAAAAGGGGTCGAGCCGCAGACTATCAAGCTTTTCAAAGTTTGTCGTATGCGTGGTATTCCGATTTTCACGTTCATCAACAAATTGGACCGTGAAGGTAAAGAGCCATTGGCGCTTTTGGAAGAGATTGAAGAAGTGCTTGGAATCGAATCTTATGCGATGAACTGGCCGGTTGGAATGGGAAAACGCTTCTTGGGTGTTTACGACCGTTACAATGAAGTGTTCATCCGATATCAAGGAAAAGACGAAGAAGATCGCATTCCGTTCAAGGAACTGGATGCAGTGGAGGAAATCTCTACTCACCCAACTTTTATCCAAGCAAAAGAAGACTTTGAACTGTTGGAAGAGGCCGGAAATGACTTTGACATCAACAAAGTGAAAAATGGATTGCAGACGCCGGTATTCTTCGGAAGTGCGATCTCCAACTTCGGAGTGGAAATGTTTTTCCGTACGTTCTTGGATTTAGCTAGTGAGCCGCAGCCGCGTCAGACAGAAGAGGGTACGGTTGAGCCTAAATCTGGAGAGTTCTCCGGGTTTATCTTCAAAATCCAGGCGAACATGAATCCTGCTCACCGCGACCGTCTTGCCTTCTTGCGTATCTGCTCGGGTGTATTCGAGCGTGGAATGACGGTTACGGTAAGCAGAACAGGTAAATCCATTAAATTGACGCAGTCTCAACAGTTCCTGGCATCTGACCGTGAAACGGTAGATCATGCGTACCCTGGTGACATCATCGGTATTTATGATCCGGGTGTGTATCAGATTGGTGACTCTCTGTTCAGCGGTGGCAATCAAAAAGTTGAATTCGATGAGATCCCGACGTTTGCTCCTGAACTTTTCGTAAAAGTAGAAGCGAAAAACGTCATGAAAGGGAAGCAGTTTGGAAAAGGTATCACCCAGCTTGTGCAGGAAGGTGCCATCCAGTTGTTCCGTCAATACGGTACAGAAGCCTACATTCTTGGAGCGGTTGGTCAGCTTCAATTGGACGTATTTGAGTACCGCATGAAAGGCGAGTACAACGTGGAAGTTGTCTACAACATGATCGGCTCGAAAATTCCTCGTTGGTTGGAAAGCCAAGACGTGGATACTTCGTTGTTTGATTCGCGTAACATTTTGGTGAAAGACCGCAACGACCAGTATGTTGCCTTGTTTGATAACGACTTCTCGTTACGCTGGTTCCAAGATAAAAATCCGAAAATCGGCCTGATTGATATTATGGCGGAAGAGGACTAA
- a CDS encoding DUF4097 family beta strand repeat-containing protein, translated as MEERKRILKLVEEGKLTAEEAIILLESLEKNSEEKNLRQDEIVSELTKDAKGSQEAEDNIFKALSSKVFSNANFIHGSGSAGSSSSGSSSFDKSKFDSYSKQASSFKNNILDFVGSALQKIKDLDLDFNFGPSISIQHIFQQSDVHLQHIDLDVANGAVKVVPWKENDVKIECEAKVYEENSQDDARKAFLSEVLFSIEAGKLRFSVQKKHIKVNATVYVPEEKYDSLNIRMFNGPISGEGLHVKSMKMKSANGSLTWENLKSDYIEAETANGHIQLTDCDAKEIEAETINGMLKVRGDIEKLDVQSFNGNVVGELTGSAARSIMAKTKTGSVDLFIPTVNAVEAELKTNLGSFTCEVPGMDIVEEKNEVVQKSLHFKAKKEDAPLTYIFAETNTGSILIKPYEVK; from the coding sequence ATGGAAGAGCGTAAGCGTATTTTGAAGTTGGTGGAGGAAGGGAAGCTGACGGCGGAAGAGGCGATTATTTTATTGGAGAGTTTGGAGAAGAATAGTGAAGAGAAGAATTTGCGGCAGGATGAAATTGTTTCTGAGCTTACGAAGGACGCGAAAGGTTCTCAGGAAGCAGAAGACAATATCTTTAAGGCACTGTCTTCAAAGGTATTTTCCAATGCCAATTTTATACATGGTTCCGGCTCGGCAGGTTCATCGTCGAGCGGATCAAGCTCTTTTGATAAATCCAAATTTGATTCTTACAGCAAACAGGCGTCCTCCTTCAAAAATAACATCTTAGATTTTGTTGGTAGTGCGCTGCAGAAGATTAAAGACTTGGATTTGGATTTCAACTTTGGACCTTCTATCTCCATTCAACATATTTTCCAGCAATCAGATGTGCATTTGCAGCATATCGACCTTGATGTGGCGAATGGCGCAGTTAAGGTGGTTCCTTGGAAAGAGAATGATGTGAAGATAGAGTGTGAGGCGAAGGTTTATGAAGAGAACTCACAAGATGACGCGCGCAAGGCTTTCTTGAGTGAAGTACTATTTTCCATTGAAGCTGGGAAACTACGTTTTTCTGTCCAAAAGAAGCATATAAAAGTGAATGCTACGGTTTATGTTCCAGAAGAAAAATACGACAGCTTGAATATCCGCATGTTTAATGGACCGATATCAGGGGAAGGTTTACATGTAAAGTCGATGAAAATGAAGTCGGCGAATGGCTCGTTGACTTGGGAGAACCTAAAAAGCGACTACATTGAAGCGGAAACGGCAAATGGTCATATACAATTGACAGATTGCGACGCGAAAGAAATCGAAGCAGAAACAATCAACGGCATGTTGAAAGTTCGCGGAGATATCGAAAAACTGGATGTTCAAAGCTTTAATGGAAATGTGGTTGGTGAATTGACTGGATCTGCTGCACGTTCCATTATGGCAAAAACAAAAACAGGCAGTGTGGACCTGTTCATTCCAACTGTTAATGCAGTTGAGGCAGAGTTAAAAACGAATCTTGGAAGCTTTACATGCGAGGTTCCGGGGATGGATATTGTGGAGGAGAAAAATGAAGTGGTACAAAAGTCGCTTCATTTTAAGGCGAAAAAAGAAGATGCTCCGCTCACATACATCTTTGCGGAAACTAATACAGGTTCCATTTTAATTAAACCATATGAGGTGAAGTAA
- a CDS encoding phage holin family protein yields the protein MMRWAISILVNALILIVVAGYFDSFQLSGVGAAIIASLILAVLNTIVKPILVILTLPVTLLSLGLFLFVINAITLMLTAFLMGDAFNIDGFGTAILAAIVISILNLLIQKAIVEPLQKKN from the coding sequence CTGATGAGATGGGCAATCAGTATTCTCGTTAATGCATTGATATTAATCGTGGTCGCAGGCTATTTTGACTCGTTCCAGCTGAGTGGTGTCGGAGCGGCGATCATTGCAAGTTTAATTTTGGCAGTGTTGAATACGATAGTAAAACCGATTTTGGTTATTTTGACATTGCCTGTCACGTTGCTTAGTCTTGGGTTGTTCTTGTTTGTCATCAATGCCATCACGCTAATGTTGACTGCTTTCTTGATGGGAGATGCCTTCAATATTGATGGGTTTGGAACGGCCATATTGGCAGCGATTGTTATATCTATATTAAATTTGCTAATCCAGAAGGCGATTGTCGAGCCTTTGCAAAAAAAGAATTAA
- the uvrB gene encoding excinuclease ABC subunit UvrB — MEQFELVSGYKPDGDQPTAIAEIVEGLKNGKKHQTLLGATGTGKTFTVSNVIQAVNKPTLIIAHNKTLAGQLYSEFKEFFPNNAVEYFVSYYDYYQPEAYVPSTDTFIEKDASINDEIDKLRHSATASLFERNDVIIIASVSCIYGLGSPEEYRDLVVSLRTGMEKERNVLLRDLVDIQYSRNDIDFKRGTFRVRGDVVEIFPASRDEHCIRVEFFGDEIDRIREVDALTGEILGDRNHVSIFPASHFVTREEKMKKAIVNIQAELEERLEELREAGKLLEAQRLEQRTRYDLEMMAEMGFCSGIENYSRHLTLRPAGSTPYTLMDFFPEDFLLVIDESHVTLPQIRGMFNGDQARKQVLVDHGFRLPSAKDNRPLRFEEFEKKTAQLVYVSATPGPYELEHTPKMVEQIIRPTGLLDPIIEVRPIKGQIDDLIGEIHKRVEKDERVLVTTLTKKMSEDLTAYLKELGIKVAYLHSEIKTLDRIEIIRELRMGKHDVLIGINLLREGLDIPEVSLVTILDADKEGFLRSERSLIQTIGRAARNSNGKVIMYADKITKSMDIAISETKRRREIQEAYNLEHGITPTTIKKKVPELIRATFVAEEDGNYDGKAPSLRPKNKKEREKLIESMEQEMKDAAKALDFERAAELRDLILELKAEG, encoded by the coding sequence ATGGAACAATTTGAGTTAGTTTCTGGATATAAGCCGGATGGAGATCAGCCGACCGCGATCGCGGAGATTGTGGAAGGCCTTAAAAACGGGAAAAAGCATCAGACACTCCTTGGTGCTACTGGTACCGGTAAAACGTTTACTGTCTCCAATGTGATTCAGGCAGTAAATAAACCAACATTAATCATCGCCCACAACAAAACGTTGGCAGGGCAATTATATAGTGAGTTTAAGGAGTTCTTCCCTAACAATGCAGTTGAATATTTTGTTAGTTATTATGACTACTATCAACCGGAAGCGTATGTACCTTCCACCGATACTTTCATAGAAAAAGACGCAAGCATTAATGACGAAATTGATAAGCTTCGCCACTCGGCAACGGCTTCGCTTTTCGAGCGGAACGACGTAATCATCATTGCCAGTGTGTCATGTATTTATGGATTGGGGTCACCGGAAGAATACCGTGATCTTGTCGTCAGCTTAAGAACGGGAATGGAAAAAGAACGGAATGTCTTGCTACGCGACTTAGTAGACATCCAATACAGCAGGAATGATATTGACTTCAAGCGCGGAACATTCCGGGTTCGTGGTGATGTAGTGGAGATTTTCCCAGCATCCCGTGACGAACATTGTATTCGTGTGGAATTTTTCGGAGACGAAATCGACCGCATACGAGAAGTGGATGCACTAACAGGGGAGATTCTTGGAGATCGTAACCATGTTTCCATATTCCCTGCATCCCACTTCGTAACCCGCGAAGAGAAGATGAAAAAGGCCATCGTCAATATTCAGGCAGAACTAGAGGAGAGACTGGAAGAACTTCGCGAAGCAGGAAAACTTCTAGAAGCTCAGCGACTGGAGCAGCGAACCCGATATGACCTGGAAATGATGGCGGAGATGGGCTTTTGTTCTGGAATCGAGAACTACTCCCGTCACTTGACACTTCGTCCTGCGGGCTCAACGCCATACACACTGATGGACTTCTTTCCGGAAGATTTTCTATTGGTCATTGACGAGTCCCACGTTACGCTTCCGCAAATCAGAGGGATGTTCAATGGGGACCAGGCGCGAAAACAAGTTCTAGTAGACCATGGTTTCCGCCTGCCGTCAGCAAAGGATAACCGTCCATTAAGGTTTGAGGAGTTTGAAAAGAAAACAGCCCAGCTTGTCTATGTTTCGGCCACACCAGGACCATACGAGCTTGAGCATACACCAAAAATGGTCGAACAAATCATCCGACCGACCGGACTGCTTGATCCGATTATTGAAGTTCGTCCGATAAAAGGCCAGATTGATGATCTTATTGGTGAAATTCATAAACGTGTGGAAAAGGATGAAAGGGTCCTTGTCACCACCTTGACGAAGAAGATGTCTGAAGATCTTACAGCATACTTAAAAGAGCTAGGTATTAAAGTTGCGTACTTGCATTCTGAAATCAAGACGCTTGATCGGATTGAAATCATTAGAGAATTAAGAATGGGAAAACATGATGTTCTGATCGGGATCAACCTATTGAGGGAAGGTCTCGATATTCCGGAAGTGTCGCTTGTCACCATTTTAGATGCGGACAAAGAAGGTTTTCTCCGTTCCGAACGATCCTTGATTCAGACCATCGGACGAGCAGCGCGTAACTCAAATGGTAAAGTCATTATGTACGCAGATAAAATAACGAAGTCTATGGATATTGCAATATCTGAAACAAAGCGTCGCCGAGAAATACAAGAGGCATATAACTTGGAGCATGGCATAACGCCGACAACCATCAAGAAAAAAGTTCCGGAACTTATCCGCGCGACATTTGTAGCTGAGGAAGATGGCAATTACGATGGCAAAGCACCGTCACTAAGACCGAAAAACAAGAAAGAAAGAGAAAAGCTCATAGAAAGCATGGAGCAGGAAATGAAAGATGCTGCAAAAGCGCTCGATTTCGAACGTGCAGCCGAGCTTCGTGACCTCATCTTGGAGCTCAAAGCGGAAGGATGA
- a CDS encoding PspC domain-containing protein, translating into MKRLIRSKNDRKLAGVLGGLGKYLGVDSNLLRVIFVILLFPTGVMPLIVTYFVLTFLLPNEETEIR; encoded by the coding sequence ATGAAACGTCTTATCCGTTCCAAGAACGACCGCAAGCTTGCGGGTGTGCTTGGAGGCTTAGGGAAATATTTAGGAGTAGACTCCAATCTGTTGCGTGTTATTTTTGTCATCCTTTTATTCCCGACAGGAGTAATGCCTTTGATTGTGACGTACTTTGTTTTAACATTTCTACTCCCTAATGAAGAAACAGAGATACGCTGA
- a CDS encoding DUF2198 family protein: MLVKLVLALIIPALLVVLFTRVTYNLYVGTGLAAALILVSIFKGHGNEWYVILVDVLSLVFGFLYSKRMVGKFK; this comes from the coding sequence TTGTTAGTAAAGCTGGTTTTAGCGTTGATTATCCCTGCGCTGCTCGTAGTCCTTTTCACAAGAGTGACCTATAACCTTTACGTGGGTACAGGTTTGGCGGCAGCCCTCATTTTAGTTTCCATTTTTAAAGGACATGGGAATGAATGGTATGTTATTTTAGTGGACGTCCTTTCTCTAGTGTTCGGATTTTTGTATTCAAAGCGCATGGTAGGGAAATTCAAATAG
- the uvrA gene encoding excinuclease ABC subunit UvrA, which produces MAMDKIVVKGARAHNLKNIDVTIPRDKLVVLTGLSGSGKSSLAFDTIYAEGQRRYVESLSAYARQFLGQMDKPDVDAIEGLSPAISIDQKTTSRNPRSTVGTVTEIYDYLRLLFARVGRPTCPKHGIEISSQTIEQMVDRIMEYPERTKLQILAPVIQGRKGTHVKTLEDIKKQGYVRVRVNGEMMEISDDIELEKNKKHSIEVVIDRIVVKEGVETRLSDSLESALRLGEGKVIVDVIGEEELLFSEHHACPQCGFSIGELEPRMFSFNSPYGACQKCDGLGTKLEVDIDLVMPNKNLSLKEHALAPWEPTSSQYYPQMLQAVCNHFGIDMDVPVKDIPKNLLDKVLYGSGKEEIYFRYENDFGQVRESYIIFEGVIPNVERRYKETSSDYIREQMEKYMAQQPCPACKGNRLKLESLSVLINNRHIGNVTNFSIVEALDFFDSLELTEKEKKIAHMILREIEERLGFLNNVGLDYLTMSRSAGTLSGGEAQRIRLATQIGSRLTGVLYILDEPSIGLHQRDNDRLIQTLKNMRDIGNTLIVVEHDEDTMMAADYLLDIGPGAGVHGGQVISAGTPEEVMNDESSLTGQYLSGKKFIPLPTERKVVKDRFIEVIGANENNLSNVDVKIPLGCFVAVTGVSGSGKSTLINEILHKALAQRLHNAKTKPGLHKEIRGIDHLDKVIDIDQSPIGRTPRSNPATYTGVFDDIRDVFASTNEAKVRGYKKGRFSFNVKGGRCEACRGDGIIKIEMHFLPDVYVPCEVCHGKRYNRETLEVQYKGKNIDDILKMTVEDAVSFFENIPKIKRKLQTIYDVGLGYITLGQPATTLSGGEAQRVKLASELHRRSTGRSLYILDEPTTGLHVDDISRLLKVLQRLVENGDTVLVIEHNLDVIKAVDYMVDLGPEGGDKGGSIIATGTPEEVIEIEASYTGQYLRPVLLRDRDRMNQKVKKVEAVSKG; this is translated from the coding sequence ATGGCAATGGATAAAATAGTGGTAAAAGGGGCCAGAGCCCATAACTTAAAAAACATAGATGTAACAATTCCCCGCGATAAATTAGTGGTGTTAACAGGGCTGTCAGGATCGGGGAAATCCTCTCTTGCCTTTGACACCATCTATGCGGAAGGTCAGCGCCGATATGTGGAGTCCCTTTCTGCCTATGCGCGCCAATTCCTTGGGCAGATGGACAAACCGGATGTGGATGCGATTGAAGGACTCTCACCTGCCATCTCCATCGACCAGAAGACGACAAGCCGAAATCCTCGTTCTACTGTTGGAACGGTAACAGAAATCTACGATTATCTACGTCTTCTTTTCGCACGGGTAGGCAGACCGACATGTCCGAAGCATGGTATTGAGATTTCCTCTCAAACCATTGAACAAATGGTAGACCGGATCATGGAGTACCCGGAACGGACCAAACTTCAAATTCTTGCGCCGGTGATCCAAGGCCGCAAAGGAACGCATGTGAAAACACTTGAGGATATAAAAAAGCAAGGATATGTGCGTGTGCGTGTGAACGGTGAAATGATGGAAATCTCCGACGATATTGAGTTAGAAAAGAACAAAAAGCATTCCATCGAAGTAGTGATAGACCGCATTGTGGTAAAAGAAGGCGTGGAAACCCGTCTGTCCGATTCATTGGAATCTGCTCTTAGACTTGGGGAAGGGAAAGTAATTGTGGACGTAATTGGAGAAGAGGAACTTCTCTTCAGCGAGCATCATGCTTGTCCACAATGTGGATTCTCCATAGGTGAACTAGAACCAAGAATGTTCTCTTTCAACAGTCCTTATGGGGCTTGTCAAAAGTGTGATGGGCTGGGTACGAAACTGGAAGTGGACATTGATTTGGTGATGCCGAACAAGAACCTCAGCCTCAAAGAGCACGCCCTTGCACCTTGGGAGCCGACAAGTTCACAATATTATCCACAAATGCTGCAAGCGGTTTGTAATCACTTTGGCATTGACATGGATGTACCTGTGAAAGATATCCCCAAGAATCTTTTGGATAAAGTCCTTTATGGCAGTGGGAAAGAAGAAATTTACTTCCGCTATGAAAACGACTTTGGACAAGTGCGGGAAAGCTACATCATCTTTGAAGGAGTTATCCCCAATGTGGAAAGACGCTACAAGGAGACAAGCTCGGATTACATCCGTGAACAGATGGAAAAGTATATGGCGCAGCAACCATGTCCTGCTTGTAAGGGGAACCGTTTGAAGTTAGAAAGCTTATCGGTGCTTATCAACAATAGGCATATCGGAAATGTGACTAACTTTTCCATTGTCGAAGCATTGGACTTCTTTGATAGCCTTGAGCTGACGGAGAAAGAAAAAAAGATTGCCCATATGATTCTTCGTGAGATTGAGGAACGTCTAGGTTTCTTGAATAATGTCGGGCTTGATTATTTGACGATGAGTCGTTCTGCCGGGACGCTTTCAGGTGGAGAGGCGCAACGGATTCGTCTTGCCACCCAAATCGGCTCCAGATTGACAGGAGTTCTGTATATTCTCGATGAGCCATCTATCGGACTTCATCAGCGCGATAATGACCGACTCATTCAGACGCTCAAAAACATGCGCGATATCGGCAACACGTTAATTGTCGTGGAGCATGATGAAGATACCATGATGGCAGCGGACTACTTGCTTGATATCGGACCTGGAGCGGGTGTGCATGGAGGTCAGGTCATTTCAGCTGGTACACCTGAGGAAGTGATGAACGATGAGAGCTCCTTGACAGGTCAATATCTCTCAGGTAAGAAATTCATTCCACTCCCGACAGAAAGAAAAGTCGTCAAGGACCGTTTCATTGAAGTCATCGGTGCGAACGAAAATAACTTGAGTAATGTGGATGTAAAAATTCCGCTTGGCTGTTTTGTGGCTGTTACAGGGGTGTCAGGATCAGGGAAAAGTACGTTGATCAACGAAATTTTGCATAAGGCTCTTGCCCAACGTTTGCATAATGCGAAAACCAAACCTGGACTGCATAAAGAGATCCGAGGGATTGACCATCTTGATAAAGTAATTGATATCGATCAGTCCCCGATTGGAAGAACGCCACGTTCGAACCCTGCGACATATACCGGAGTATTTGATGATATCCGTGACGTATTTGCATCTACCAATGAAGCAAAAGTTCGTGGTTATAAGAAAGGTCGTTTTTCGTTCAATGTGAAAGGCGGACGCTGTGAGGCGTGTCGAGGGGACGGAATTATTAAAATCGAAATGCATTTCCTTCCTGATGTGTATGTGCCATGTGAAGTGTGTCATGGGAAACGTTATAACCGTGAAACGCTTGAAGTACAGTATAAAGGAAAGAATATAGATGATATTTTGAAGATGACCGTTGAGGATGCGGTGAGCTTCTTTGAAAACATTCCAAAAATCAAGCGGAAGCTGCAGACTATATATGATGTGGGCTTAGGTTATATTACGCTTGGTCAGCCTGCGACCACTTTATCTGGTGGAGAAGCGCAACGTGTCAAACTTGCATCAGAATTGCATCGTAGATCTACAGGTCGTTCCCTTTATATCTTGGATGAACCGACAACTGGCTTACATGTGGATGACATCTCGAGATTGTTGAAAGTTCTACAACGATTAGTAGAGAATGGGGATACCGTACTGGTTATTGAACATAACTTAGATGTTATTAAAGCAGTGGATTACATGGTCGACCTTGGTCCTGAAGGTGGAGACAAAGGCGGCAGCATCATTGCGACTGGTACACCTGAAGAAGTTATTGAAATAGAAGCTTCTTATACGGGGCAATATCTTCGACCAGTTTTACTCCGTGACCGTGATCGAATGAATCAGAAAGTAAAGAAGGTTGAAGCGGTCAGCAAAGGATAG